The Oncorhynchus tshawytscha isolate Ot180627B linkage group LG12, Otsh_v2.0, whole genome shotgun sequence genome includes a window with the following:
- the LOC112262698 gene encoding cell division cycle-associated protein 2-like isoform X1: MDNLTLLEASCLSPMSNITSPLDFTLLTPSQLGISTQSFTPSSNVKGNSDRRKKSRLAQLKVKRRSNVGVRSSPETNSLIRYIAQQRMKTPPTTPQDTQAIPFFPRVPSTLKQKMAIFQSIMNVEENEDHTRGCIKTRDVLSGGGWSCDSGGKENMSPVSQHPSLTSPPSKRCCTARTLGECVEEIREATTPVLKRTATILKQQQNTEVAVVQDKDHQPALNVEPASVSLSPALGTDAVSQITQGKPQPSPMMQQHCTPTKEEQDQECSFELHSPSQPLVLHSGQVRTTLPQLFAMPSLLEMNPTDEADGGNVNSTMKKQVRFGILLPPELFDKNLPPSTPLRKGGTPVRAPTSAGGSQLRSLLKTPLTLARPDFSSPSLTGASPPLAMGPCCGEQESTHTQGKIPFPSMEEDVDSSWMDNAELETGPLDLTSAFQEEDSVCEEMPDAAPVPDPALEPEPAATARSRSKKRKQPEEKSEPVKKRSSRTAAKSACGRMKNSAKHFFGKKAVDRSLYGKRDYASKNPTLSPITEILSSLSHSPQHPHNCKPTAKEDSILLEEYFNSDPVTAVVTAAALWSSRFCPPVSEDSPEDTTPAAEPSDGPSVDCQSPVGSTTTDSSGTGRAAQIWRRWSGPTKTSRTKRQSVIRVGRGKGRKVSVPVDNWLSEETEEQVKNFDTEQDPTERTQPEVLVSSPAKHTVPGNREGEPNTHCTSDPVDTDQCTGTLPDAGRSGDSPARADTDTTSPCPPPDEVSTTVAPSEQKAVSHVEQSPNKGGQRGAAQGPGRSRGRRSSIYASSVIEEEQASQPNGPQAVENDNHGSGMELGNVIEQASTSYPDSLLSPWAQKEFNIDDVLRPLPCRGHQSVRRSLRNQSSTLEASGLAWLPHTSLDSISAVCRKTRRRRSSIHALLHPPLEEVNHTDL, translated from the exons GCGGAGGTCCAATGTTGGGGTACGGAGTTCACCAGAGACCAACTCCCTAATCCGCTACATTGCCCAACAAAGGATGAAAACTCCCCCCACAACACCACAG GATACCCAAGCCATCCCCTTCTTTCCCAGAGTCCCCTCTACTCTAAAGCAGAAGATGGCCATCTTCCAGAGCATTATGAATGTGGAGGAGAATGAAGATCACACGAGGGGATGCATCAAGACGAGAGATGTTCTGTCTGGTG GTGGGTGGAGCTGTGATAGTGGTGGGAAGGAGAACATGTCCCCAGTGAGCCAGCATCCCTCTCTGACTTCCCCACCCAGTAAGAGGTGCTGCACAGCACGCACTCTgggggagtgtgtggaggagatTAGGGAGGCCACCACTCCTGTCCTCAAACGCACTGCCACCATACTGAAGCAGCAACAGAACACGGAG GTTGCAGTTGTCCAGGACAAGGACCATCAGCCAGCTCTCAATGTAGAACCTGCTAGTGTGTCTCTGTCACCAGCCCTGGGTACTGATGCTGTGTCCCAGATCACCCAGGGCAAGCCACAGCCCTCTCCTATGATGCAGCAGCACTGCACTCCCACCAAGGAGGAGCAGGACCAG GAGTGCTCTTTTGAACTGCACAGCCCCAGCCAACCTCTGGTTTTGCATTCAGGACAAGTCAGGACAACTCTGCCCCAGCTGTTCGCCATGCCATCTCTTTTGGAGATGAACCCCACTG ATGAAGCTGATGGTGGCAACGTTAACTCCACTATGAAGAAGCAGGTGCGTTTCGGGATCCTGCTGCCCCCTGAACTCTTTGACAAGAACCTTCCCCCCAGCACCCCTCTACGGAAGGGGGGAACCCCGGTCCGCGCCCCAACATCTGCCGGGGGGTCCCAGCTGAGGTCACTGCTGAAGACCCCCTTAACCCTGGCCCGGCCGGACTTCAGCAGCCCCTCTCTAACTGGAGCCTCCCCACCCCTCGCTATGGGACCCTGCTGTGGGGAACAGGAGAGCACCCACACTCAGGGAAAG ATCCCTTTCCCTTCAATGGAAGAAGATGTTGACAGTTCATGGATGGACAATGCAG AGCTGGAGACTGGACCTCTGGATCTGACATCAGCTTTTCAAGAGGAGGACTCTGTTTGTGAGGAAATGCCAG ATGCTGCCCCAGTGCCTGACCCTGCCCTGGAGCCAGAACCAGCCGCCACAGCCCGCTCTCGCAGCAAAAAGAGAAAG CAaccagaggagaagagtgagCCTGTGAAGAAGAGGTCGTCTCGCACGGCTGCCAAGTCTGCCTGTGGGAGGATGAAG AACTCAGCAAAGCATTTCTTTGGGAAGAAGGCGGTGGACCGTTCTCTCTATGGGAAGAGAGACTATGCATCCAAGAACCCTACCCTCAGTCCCATCACGGAGATCCTGTCCTCCCTTAGCCACTCTCCTCAACACCCCCACAACTGCAAACCCACAG CCAAAGAAGACTCCATCCTATTAGAAGAATACTTTAACAGTGACCCCGTCACCGCAGTGGTCACAGCTGCAGCCCTGTGGTCAAGCCGCTTCTGCCCCCCGGTCAGTGAGGACTCACCAGAAGACACCACCCCAGCTGCAGAGCCCTCTGATGGGCCTTCAGTAGACTGCCAGAGCCCTGTAGGCTCCACCACCACAGACAGCTCTGGGACTGGAAGAGcagcacagatctggagaagatGGTCAGGTCCAACAAAGACCTCCAGAACCAAAAGGCAGAGTGTTATTAGAGTAGGTAGAGGGAAGGGCAGGAAGGTCAGTGTTCCTGTTGATAACTGGCTGAGTGAAGAGACCGAGGAGCAGGTAAAGAACTTTGATACAGAACAAGACCCAACAGAAAGAACCCAGCCAGAGGTTTTAGTGTCCAGCCCAGCCAAGCACACAGTACCTGGTAACAGAGAGGGTGAACCTAATACACACTGTACCTCAGACCCTGTAGATACAGACCAATGCACTGGCACACTTCCAGATGCAGGTAGGAGTGGGGATAGTCCAGCTAGAGCAGACACTGATACAACTTCACCCTGCCCTCCTCCAGATGAGGTTAGCACCACAGTGGCTCCCTCAGAGCAGAAGGCAGTGAGCCATGTAGAACAGAGTCCAAACAAAGGCGGGCAGAGAGGAGCAGCTCAGGGCCCAGGCCGCTCCAGAGGTAGAAGGAGCTCTATATACGCCAGCTCAGTCATAGAGGAGGAGCAGGCTTCCCAGCCAAATGGGCCACAGGCAGTGGAGAATGATAACCATGGGTCCGGAATGGAGCTGGGTAACGTTATAGAACAGGCATCCACCTCCTACCCAgactccctcctttccccctggGCACAGAAGGAGTTCAACATTGATGATGTGCTAAGGCCTCTCCCCTGCAGGGGGCATCAGTCTGTCCGCCGCAGCCTGAGGAACCAGAGCAGCACCCTGGAGGCCTCTGGCCTGGCCTGGCTACCCCACACCTCTCTGGACTCCATTAGTGCTGTCTGCAGGAAGACCAGGCGCAGACGCAGCTCCATCCATGCTCTACTACACCCTCCCCTGGAAGAAGTGAATCACACTGACCTATGA
- the LOC112262698 gene encoding cell division cycle-associated protein 2-like isoform X2, with protein sequence MDNLTLLEASCLSPMSNITSPLDFTLLTPSQLGISTQSFTPSSNVKEKSRLAQLKVKRRSNVGVRSSPETNSLIRYIAQQRMKTPPTTPQDTQAIPFFPRVPSTLKQKMAIFQSIMNVEENEDHTRGCIKTRDVLSGGGWSCDSGGKENMSPVSQHPSLTSPPSKRCCTARTLGECVEEIREATTPVLKRTATILKQQQNTEVAVVQDKDHQPALNVEPASVSLSPALGTDAVSQITQGKPQPSPMMQQHCTPTKEEQDQECSFELHSPSQPLVLHSGQVRTTLPQLFAMPSLLEMNPTDEADGGNVNSTMKKQVRFGILLPPELFDKNLPPSTPLRKGGTPVRAPTSAGGSQLRSLLKTPLTLARPDFSSPSLTGASPPLAMGPCCGEQESTHTQGKIPFPSMEEDVDSSWMDNAELETGPLDLTSAFQEEDSVCEEMPDAAPVPDPALEPEPAATARSRSKKRKQPEEKSEPVKKRSSRTAAKSACGRMKNSAKHFFGKKAVDRSLYGKRDYASKNPTLSPITEILSSLSHSPQHPHNCKPTAKEDSILLEEYFNSDPVTAVVTAAALWSSRFCPPVSEDSPEDTTPAAEPSDGPSVDCQSPVGSTTTDSSGTGRAAQIWRRWSGPTKTSRTKRQSVIRVGRGKGRKVSVPVDNWLSEETEEQVKNFDTEQDPTERTQPEVLVSSPAKHTVPGNREGEPNTHCTSDPVDTDQCTGTLPDAGRSGDSPARADTDTTSPCPPPDEVSTTVAPSEQKAVSHVEQSPNKGGQRGAAQGPGRSRGRRSSIYASSVIEEEQASQPNGPQAVENDNHGSGMELGNVIEQASTSYPDSLLSPWAQKEFNIDDVLRPLPCRGHQSVRRSLRNQSSTLEASGLAWLPHTSLDSISAVCRKTRRRRSSIHALLHPPLEEVNHTDL encoded by the exons GCGGAGGTCCAATGTTGGGGTACGGAGTTCACCAGAGACCAACTCCCTAATCCGCTACATTGCCCAACAAAGGATGAAAACTCCCCCCACAACACCACAG GATACCCAAGCCATCCCCTTCTTTCCCAGAGTCCCCTCTACTCTAAAGCAGAAGATGGCCATCTTCCAGAGCATTATGAATGTGGAGGAGAATGAAGATCACACGAGGGGATGCATCAAGACGAGAGATGTTCTGTCTGGTG GTGGGTGGAGCTGTGATAGTGGTGGGAAGGAGAACATGTCCCCAGTGAGCCAGCATCCCTCTCTGACTTCCCCACCCAGTAAGAGGTGCTGCACAGCACGCACTCTgggggagtgtgtggaggagatTAGGGAGGCCACCACTCCTGTCCTCAAACGCACTGCCACCATACTGAAGCAGCAACAGAACACGGAG GTTGCAGTTGTCCAGGACAAGGACCATCAGCCAGCTCTCAATGTAGAACCTGCTAGTGTGTCTCTGTCACCAGCCCTGGGTACTGATGCTGTGTCCCAGATCACCCAGGGCAAGCCACAGCCCTCTCCTATGATGCAGCAGCACTGCACTCCCACCAAGGAGGAGCAGGACCAG GAGTGCTCTTTTGAACTGCACAGCCCCAGCCAACCTCTGGTTTTGCATTCAGGACAAGTCAGGACAACTCTGCCCCAGCTGTTCGCCATGCCATCTCTTTTGGAGATGAACCCCACTG ATGAAGCTGATGGTGGCAACGTTAACTCCACTATGAAGAAGCAGGTGCGTTTCGGGATCCTGCTGCCCCCTGAACTCTTTGACAAGAACCTTCCCCCCAGCACCCCTCTACGGAAGGGGGGAACCCCGGTCCGCGCCCCAACATCTGCCGGGGGGTCCCAGCTGAGGTCACTGCTGAAGACCCCCTTAACCCTGGCCCGGCCGGACTTCAGCAGCCCCTCTCTAACTGGAGCCTCCCCACCCCTCGCTATGGGACCCTGCTGTGGGGAACAGGAGAGCACCCACACTCAGGGAAAG ATCCCTTTCCCTTCAATGGAAGAAGATGTTGACAGTTCATGGATGGACAATGCAG AGCTGGAGACTGGACCTCTGGATCTGACATCAGCTTTTCAAGAGGAGGACTCTGTTTGTGAGGAAATGCCAG ATGCTGCCCCAGTGCCTGACCCTGCCCTGGAGCCAGAACCAGCCGCCACAGCCCGCTCTCGCAGCAAAAAGAGAAAG CAaccagaggagaagagtgagCCTGTGAAGAAGAGGTCGTCTCGCACGGCTGCCAAGTCTGCCTGTGGGAGGATGAAG AACTCAGCAAAGCATTTCTTTGGGAAGAAGGCGGTGGACCGTTCTCTCTATGGGAAGAGAGACTATGCATCCAAGAACCCTACCCTCAGTCCCATCACGGAGATCCTGTCCTCCCTTAGCCACTCTCCTCAACACCCCCACAACTGCAAACCCACAG CCAAAGAAGACTCCATCCTATTAGAAGAATACTTTAACAGTGACCCCGTCACCGCAGTGGTCACAGCTGCAGCCCTGTGGTCAAGCCGCTTCTGCCCCCCGGTCAGTGAGGACTCACCAGAAGACACCACCCCAGCTGCAGAGCCCTCTGATGGGCCTTCAGTAGACTGCCAGAGCCCTGTAGGCTCCACCACCACAGACAGCTCTGGGACTGGAAGAGcagcacagatctggagaagatGGTCAGGTCCAACAAAGACCTCCAGAACCAAAAGGCAGAGTGTTATTAGAGTAGGTAGAGGGAAGGGCAGGAAGGTCAGTGTTCCTGTTGATAACTGGCTGAGTGAAGAGACCGAGGAGCAGGTAAAGAACTTTGATACAGAACAAGACCCAACAGAAAGAACCCAGCCAGAGGTTTTAGTGTCCAGCCCAGCCAAGCACACAGTACCTGGTAACAGAGAGGGTGAACCTAATACACACTGTACCTCAGACCCTGTAGATACAGACCAATGCACTGGCACACTTCCAGATGCAGGTAGGAGTGGGGATAGTCCAGCTAGAGCAGACACTGATACAACTTCACCCTGCCCTCCTCCAGATGAGGTTAGCACCACAGTGGCTCCCTCAGAGCAGAAGGCAGTGAGCCATGTAGAACAGAGTCCAAACAAAGGCGGGCAGAGAGGAGCAGCTCAGGGCCCAGGCCGCTCCAGAGGTAGAAGGAGCTCTATATACGCCAGCTCAGTCATAGAGGAGGAGCAGGCTTCCCAGCCAAATGGGCCACAGGCAGTGGAGAATGATAACCATGGGTCCGGAATGGAGCTGGGTAACGTTATAGAACAGGCATCCACCTCCTACCCAgactccctcctttccccctggGCACAGAAGGAGTTCAACATTGATGATGTGCTAAGGCCTCTCCCCTGCAGGGGGCATCAGTCTGTCCGCCGCAGCCTGAGGAACCAGAGCAGCACCCTGGAGGCCTCTGGCCTGGCCTGGCTACCCCACACCTCTCTGGACTCCATTAGTGCTGTCTGCAGGAAGACCAGGCGCAGACGCAGCTCCATCCATGCTCTACTACACCCTCCCCTGGAAGAAGTGAATCACACTGACCTATGA
- the LOC112262698 gene encoding cell division cycle-associated protein 2-like isoform X3 encodes MWRRMKITRGDASRREMFCLVVSLLQCGWSCDSGGKENMSPVSQHPSLTSPPSKRCCTARTLGECVEEIREATTPVLKRTATILKQQQNTEVAVVQDKDHQPALNVEPASVSLSPALGTDAVSQITQGKPQPSPMMQQHCTPTKEEQDQECSFELHSPSQPLVLHSGQVRTTLPQLFAMPSLLEMNPTDEADGGNVNSTMKKQVRFGILLPPELFDKNLPPSTPLRKGGTPVRAPTSAGGSQLRSLLKTPLTLARPDFSSPSLTGASPPLAMGPCCGEQESTHTQGKIPFPSMEEDVDSSWMDNAELETGPLDLTSAFQEEDSVCEEMPDAAPVPDPALEPEPAATARSRSKKRKQPEEKSEPVKKRSSRTAAKSACGRMKNSAKHFFGKKAVDRSLYGKRDYASKNPTLSPITEILSSLSHSPQHPHNCKPTAKEDSILLEEYFNSDPVTAVVTAAALWSSRFCPPVSEDSPEDTTPAAEPSDGPSVDCQSPVGSTTTDSSGTGRAAQIWRRWSGPTKTSRTKRQSVIRVGRGKGRKVSVPVDNWLSEETEEQVKNFDTEQDPTERTQPEVLVSSPAKHTVPGNREGEPNTHCTSDPVDTDQCTGTLPDAGRSGDSPARADTDTTSPCPPPDEVSTTVAPSEQKAVSHVEQSPNKGGQRGAAQGPGRSRGRRSSIYASSVIEEEQASQPNGPQAVENDNHGSGMELGNVIEQASTSYPDSLLSPWAQKEFNIDDVLRPLPCRGHQSVRRSLRNQSSTLEASGLAWLPHTSLDSISAVCRKTRRRRSSIHALLHPPLEEVNHTDL; translated from the exons ATGTGGAGGAGAATGAAGATCACACGAGGGGATGCATCAAGACGAGAGATGTTCTGTCTGGTGGTCAGTCTGCTTCAAT GTGGGTGGAGCTGTGATAGTGGTGGGAAGGAGAACATGTCCCCAGTGAGCCAGCATCCCTCTCTGACTTCCCCACCCAGTAAGAGGTGCTGCACAGCACGCACTCTgggggagtgtgtggaggagatTAGGGAGGCCACCACTCCTGTCCTCAAACGCACTGCCACCATACTGAAGCAGCAACAGAACACGGAG GTTGCAGTTGTCCAGGACAAGGACCATCAGCCAGCTCTCAATGTAGAACCTGCTAGTGTGTCTCTGTCACCAGCCCTGGGTACTGATGCTGTGTCCCAGATCACCCAGGGCAAGCCACAGCCCTCTCCTATGATGCAGCAGCACTGCACTCCCACCAAGGAGGAGCAGGACCAG GAGTGCTCTTTTGAACTGCACAGCCCCAGCCAACCTCTGGTTTTGCATTCAGGACAAGTCAGGACAACTCTGCCCCAGCTGTTCGCCATGCCATCTCTTTTGGAGATGAACCCCACTG ATGAAGCTGATGGTGGCAACGTTAACTCCACTATGAAGAAGCAGGTGCGTTTCGGGATCCTGCTGCCCCCTGAACTCTTTGACAAGAACCTTCCCCCCAGCACCCCTCTACGGAAGGGGGGAACCCCGGTCCGCGCCCCAACATCTGCCGGGGGGTCCCAGCTGAGGTCACTGCTGAAGACCCCCTTAACCCTGGCCCGGCCGGACTTCAGCAGCCCCTCTCTAACTGGAGCCTCCCCACCCCTCGCTATGGGACCCTGCTGTGGGGAACAGGAGAGCACCCACACTCAGGGAAAG ATCCCTTTCCCTTCAATGGAAGAAGATGTTGACAGTTCATGGATGGACAATGCAG AGCTGGAGACTGGACCTCTGGATCTGACATCAGCTTTTCAAGAGGAGGACTCTGTTTGTGAGGAAATGCCAG ATGCTGCCCCAGTGCCTGACCCTGCCCTGGAGCCAGAACCAGCCGCCACAGCCCGCTCTCGCAGCAAAAAGAGAAAG CAaccagaggagaagagtgagCCTGTGAAGAAGAGGTCGTCTCGCACGGCTGCCAAGTCTGCCTGTGGGAGGATGAAG AACTCAGCAAAGCATTTCTTTGGGAAGAAGGCGGTGGACCGTTCTCTCTATGGGAAGAGAGACTATGCATCCAAGAACCCTACCCTCAGTCCCATCACGGAGATCCTGTCCTCCCTTAGCCACTCTCCTCAACACCCCCACAACTGCAAACCCACAG CCAAAGAAGACTCCATCCTATTAGAAGAATACTTTAACAGTGACCCCGTCACCGCAGTGGTCACAGCTGCAGCCCTGTGGTCAAGCCGCTTCTGCCCCCCGGTCAGTGAGGACTCACCAGAAGACACCACCCCAGCTGCAGAGCCCTCTGATGGGCCTTCAGTAGACTGCCAGAGCCCTGTAGGCTCCACCACCACAGACAGCTCTGGGACTGGAAGAGcagcacagatctggagaagatGGTCAGGTCCAACAAAGACCTCCAGAACCAAAAGGCAGAGTGTTATTAGAGTAGGTAGAGGGAAGGGCAGGAAGGTCAGTGTTCCTGTTGATAACTGGCTGAGTGAAGAGACCGAGGAGCAGGTAAAGAACTTTGATACAGAACAAGACCCAACAGAAAGAACCCAGCCAGAGGTTTTAGTGTCCAGCCCAGCCAAGCACACAGTACCTGGTAACAGAGAGGGTGAACCTAATACACACTGTACCTCAGACCCTGTAGATACAGACCAATGCACTGGCACACTTCCAGATGCAGGTAGGAGTGGGGATAGTCCAGCTAGAGCAGACACTGATACAACTTCACCCTGCCCTCCTCCAGATGAGGTTAGCACCACAGTGGCTCCCTCAGAGCAGAAGGCAGTGAGCCATGTAGAACAGAGTCCAAACAAAGGCGGGCAGAGAGGAGCAGCTCAGGGCCCAGGCCGCTCCAGAGGTAGAAGGAGCTCTATATACGCCAGCTCAGTCATAGAGGAGGAGCAGGCTTCCCAGCCAAATGGGCCACAGGCAGTGGAGAATGATAACCATGGGTCCGGAATGGAGCTGGGTAACGTTATAGAACAGGCATCCACCTCCTACCCAgactccctcctttccccctggGCACAGAAGGAGTTCAACATTGATGATGTGCTAAGGCCTCTCCCCTGCAGGGGGCATCAGTCTGTCCGCCGCAGCCTGAGGAACCAGAGCAGCACCCTGGAGGCCTCTGGCCTGGCCTGGCTACCCCACACCTCTCTGGACTCCATTAGTGCTGTCTGCAGGAAGACCAGGCGCAGACGCAGCTCCATCCATGCTCTACTACACCCTCCCCTGGAAGAAGTGAATCACACTGACCTATGA
- the LOC112262698 gene encoding cell division cycle-associated protein 2-like isoform X4, translating into MSPVSQHPSLTSPPSKRCCTARTLGECVEEIREATTPVLKRTATILKQQQNTEVAVVQDKDHQPALNVEPASVSLSPALGTDAVSQITQGKPQPSPMMQQHCTPTKEEQDQECSFELHSPSQPLVLHSGQVRTTLPQLFAMPSLLEMNPTDEADGGNVNSTMKKQVRFGILLPPELFDKNLPPSTPLRKGGTPVRAPTSAGGSQLRSLLKTPLTLARPDFSSPSLTGASPPLAMGPCCGEQESTHTQGKIPFPSMEEDVDSSWMDNAELETGPLDLTSAFQEEDSVCEEMPDAAPVPDPALEPEPAATARSRSKKRKQPEEKSEPVKKRSSRTAAKSACGRMKNSAKHFFGKKAVDRSLYGKRDYASKNPTLSPITEILSSLSHSPQHPHNCKPTAKEDSILLEEYFNSDPVTAVVTAAALWSSRFCPPVSEDSPEDTTPAAEPSDGPSVDCQSPVGSTTTDSSGTGRAAQIWRRWSGPTKTSRTKRQSVIRVGRGKGRKVSVPVDNWLSEETEEQVKNFDTEQDPTERTQPEVLVSSPAKHTVPGNREGEPNTHCTSDPVDTDQCTGTLPDAGRSGDSPARADTDTTSPCPPPDEVSTTVAPSEQKAVSHVEQSPNKGGQRGAAQGPGRSRGRRSSIYASSVIEEEQASQPNGPQAVENDNHGSGMELGNVIEQASTSYPDSLLSPWAQKEFNIDDVLRPLPCRGHQSVRRSLRNQSSTLEASGLAWLPHTSLDSISAVCRKTRRRRSSIHALLHPPLEEVNHTDL; encoded by the exons ATGTCCCCAGTGAGCCAGCATCCCTCTCTGACTTCCCCACCCAGTAAGAGGTGCTGCACAGCACGCACTCTgggggagtgtgtggaggagatTAGGGAGGCCACCACTCCTGTCCTCAAACGCACTGCCACCATACTGAAGCAGCAACAGAACACGGAG GTTGCAGTTGTCCAGGACAAGGACCATCAGCCAGCTCTCAATGTAGAACCTGCTAGTGTGTCTCTGTCACCAGCCCTGGGTACTGATGCTGTGTCCCAGATCACCCAGGGCAAGCCACAGCCCTCTCCTATGATGCAGCAGCACTGCACTCCCACCAAGGAGGAGCAGGACCAG GAGTGCTCTTTTGAACTGCACAGCCCCAGCCAACCTCTGGTTTTGCATTCAGGACAAGTCAGGACAACTCTGCCCCAGCTGTTCGCCATGCCATCTCTTTTGGAGATGAACCCCACTG ATGAAGCTGATGGTGGCAACGTTAACTCCACTATGAAGAAGCAGGTGCGTTTCGGGATCCTGCTGCCCCCTGAACTCTTTGACAAGAACCTTCCCCCCAGCACCCCTCTACGGAAGGGGGGAACCCCGGTCCGCGCCCCAACATCTGCCGGGGGGTCCCAGCTGAGGTCACTGCTGAAGACCCCCTTAACCCTGGCCCGGCCGGACTTCAGCAGCCCCTCTCTAACTGGAGCCTCCCCACCCCTCGCTATGGGACCCTGCTGTGGGGAACAGGAGAGCACCCACACTCAGGGAAAG ATCCCTTTCCCTTCAATGGAAGAAGATGTTGACAGTTCATGGATGGACAATGCAG AGCTGGAGACTGGACCTCTGGATCTGACATCAGCTTTTCAAGAGGAGGACTCTGTTTGTGAGGAAATGCCAG ATGCTGCCCCAGTGCCTGACCCTGCCCTGGAGCCAGAACCAGCCGCCACAGCCCGCTCTCGCAGCAAAAAGAGAAAG CAaccagaggagaagagtgagCCTGTGAAGAAGAGGTCGTCTCGCACGGCTGCCAAGTCTGCCTGTGGGAGGATGAAG AACTCAGCAAAGCATTTCTTTGGGAAGAAGGCGGTGGACCGTTCTCTCTATGGGAAGAGAGACTATGCATCCAAGAACCCTACCCTCAGTCCCATCACGGAGATCCTGTCCTCCCTTAGCCACTCTCCTCAACACCCCCACAACTGCAAACCCACAG CCAAAGAAGACTCCATCCTATTAGAAGAATACTTTAACAGTGACCCCGTCACCGCAGTGGTCACAGCTGCAGCCCTGTGGTCAAGCCGCTTCTGCCCCCCGGTCAGTGAGGACTCACCAGAAGACACCACCCCAGCTGCAGAGCCCTCTGATGGGCCTTCAGTAGACTGCCAGAGCCCTGTAGGCTCCACCACCACAGACAGCTCTGGGACTGGAAGAGcagcacagatctggagaagatGGTCAGGTCCAACAAAGACCTCCAGAACCAAAAGGCAGAGTGTTATTAGAGTAGGTAGAGGGAAGGGCAGGAAGGTCAGTGTTCCTGTTGATAACTGGCTGAGTGAAGAGACCGAGGAGCAGGTAAAGAACTTTGATACAGAACAAGACCCAACAGAAAGAACCCAGCCAGAGGTTTTAGTGTCCAGCCCAGCCAAGCACACAGTACCTGGTAACAGAGAGGGTGAACCTAATACACACTGTACCTCAGACCCTGTAGATACAGACCAATGCACTGGCACACTTCCAGATGCAGGTAGGAGTGGGGATAGTCCAGCTAGAGCAGACACTGATACAACTTCACCCTGCCCTCCTCCAGATGAGGTTAGCACCACAGTGGCTCCCTCAGAGCAGAAGGCAGTGAGCCATGTAGAACAGAGTCCAAACAAAGGCGGGCAGAGAGGAGCAGCTCAGGGCCCAGGCCGCTCCAGAGGTAGAAGGAGCTCTATATACGCCAGCTCAGTCATAGAGGAGGAGCAGGCTTCCCAGCCAAATGGGCCACAGGCAGTGGAGAATGATAACCATGGGTCCGGAATGGAGCTGGGTAACGTTATAGAACAGGCATCCACCTCCTACCCAgactccctcctttccccctggGCACAGAAGGAGTTCAACATTGATGATGTGCTAAGGCCTCTCCCCTGCAGGGGGCATCAGTCTGTCCGCCGCAGCCTGAGGAACCAGAGCAGCACCCTGGAGGCCTCTGGCCTGGCCTGGCTACCCCACACCTCTCTGGACTCCATTAGTGCTGTCTGCAGGAAGACCAGGCGCAGACGCAGCTCCATCCATGCTCTACTACACCCTCCCCTGGAAGAAGTGAATCACACTGACCTATGA